The following coding sequences are from one Luteolibacter yonseiensis window:
- a CDS encoding DUF4340 domain-containing protein → MNKRQVIILWGIALALGVAVAAVKFSQNESTRSATKRTAGQTLFESFPAAETATIDIQGSDGTVTLTKKDGKWVVAQRDNFPANTTYVNDFIRTLNDLKVTQGMEAGPSLAPRFGMDESATVAAERGLTAGFKDAAGKEIAKVALGKNIGADSESDMMDMEMGSGAVGRYVRNYADESGFYAVGEMFPSVSDEVKRWLADGFINPEKIKSITMSLPDKTDPDWKLVRDNEEAEFKLDAAAATEVLDSTAATALRSVLSYARFDDVVPAAKVAERAAAGKLTATLETFEGFIYNITLTPTKASAAPSEPAVPGAEPPATDNYLMTVAVNAELPKERKKEEGEKPEDAKTKDTAFTERQKVLTEKLAKEKAFAGITFEVAKSTVEPLLKDRKTLTTKPDPALSPDDSQGSVQQLPGGLIARPPGVGSRPPVSATTPPISIPTVYEDENGNEINPGEEGAADGESSGEEGE, encoded by the coding sequence ATGAACAAACGCCAGGTCATCATCCTCTGGGGCATCGCACTCGCGCTCGGCGTCGCGGTGGCCGCAGTGAAATTCAGCCAGAACGAATCCACCCGCAGCGCGACGAAACGCACCGCCGGCCAGACATTGTTCGAATCCTTCCCCGCCGCCGAAACCGCCACCATCGACATCCAGGGATCGGACGGCACCGTCACCCTCACCAAGAAGGATGGTAAATGGGTGGTGGCGCAGCGGGACAATTTCCCCGCCAACACCACTTACGTGAACGACTTCATCCGCACGCTCAACGACCTGAAGGTCACCCAGGGGATGGAGGCAGGCCCCTCGCTGGCCCCCCGTTTCGGAATGGATGAAAGCGCCACCGTCGCCGCCGAGCGGGGACTGACCGCCGGTTTCAAGGACGCCGCCGGCAAGGAGATCGCAAAGGTCGCGCTTGGCAAGAACATCGGCGCGGACTCCGAATCCGACATGATGGATATGGAGATGGGATCCGGCGCGGTCGGCCGTTACGTCCGCAATTATGCCGACGAGAGCGGCTTCTACGCGGTGGGCGAGATGTTCCCGTCGGTCAGTGATGAGGTGAAACGCTGGCTCGCCGACGGATTCATCAATCCTGAGAAAATCAAGTCCATCACCATGAGCCTTCCGGACAAGACCGATCCGGATTGGAAACTCGTCCGCGACAACGAAGAAGCCGAATTCAAGCTCGACGCCGCCGCCGCGACGGAAGTGCTCGACTCCACAGCCGCCACCGCCCTCAGGAGCGTGCTGTCCTACGCCCGCTTCGATGACGTCGTTCCCGCGGCGAAGGTCGCGGAGCGCGCCGCCGCCGGAAAACTCACCGCCACCCTCGAAACTTTCGAAGGCTTCATTTACAACATCACCCTGACCCCCACCAAGGCATCCGCGGCCCCATCCGAACCAGCCGTTCCCGGTGCGGAGCCTCCCGCGACCGACAACTACCTGATGACTGTCGCCGTGAACGCCGAACTTCCGAAGGAGCGGAAGAAGGAGGAAGGAGAGAAACCTGAAGACGCAAAGACCAAGGACACCGCTTTTACCGAACGGCAGAAAGTTCTCACCGAGAAACTCGCCAAGGAAAAAGCCTTCGCGGGCATCACCTTCGAGGTGGCGAAGTCCACGGTGGAGCCGTTGTTGAAGGACAGGAAAACCCTTACGACCAAGCCGGATCCGGCCCTCAGTCCCGATGACTCCCAAGGCTCCGTCCAGCAGCTTCCCGGCGGATTGATCGCACGTCCGCCGGGCGTCGGCTCCCGTCCTCCCGTTTCCGCCACCACTCCGCCGATTTCCATTCCGACCGTTTATGAGGATGAGAATGGCAATGAAATCAATCCCGGTGAGGAAGGTGCCGCGGATGGTGAAAGTAGTGGCGAAGAAGGAGAGTAA
- a CDS encoding cytochrome c biogenesis protein ResB — protein MEITETPPPNKASRSLPGKIFDVLSGFGLATITLLLLALLTWFATLEQVEHGLYVTLNKYFATDWKSIFILPELNGKMVPLPLPGGYWMCAVLLVNLILGGVVRIRKGWKHVGNLIAHFGIIFMLIGAGVTYHFSERGNMVIWQEGQNSVAEDYYEHVVEITEIKDGGAAKIHVIRGKDLTDLEQDKRLFRLPELPFDIELGGYQANVVPISAGERAPDRNQQVFDGYYLAEKPKLAKPEEAENYTPGVLANIVNRDGTKVPPFILAAASYKPFTYQREGRIFTIDIHKRLWPMPFTLRLDEFTADFHPGTMMASKFISKVTRLENGGEAKVTIQMNEPMRYEGLTFFQAGYGPRDAKPGDKMYSSFEVVRNPADQWPVYSLWIVAIGMAVTFVMKFVSFLSGGSRKKSHV, from the coding sequence ATGGAAATCACCGAAACGCCGCCGCCGAACAAGGCATCCAGATCCCTTCCGGGGAAAATTTTCGATGTGCTCTCCGGCTTCGGCCTCGCCACCATCACCCTGCTCCTGCTCGCGCTGCTCACGTGGTTCGCCACGCTGGAACAGGTGGAGCACGGGCTTTACGTCACGCTGAACAAATACTTCGCCACGGATTGGAAATCGATTTTCATCCTGCCCGAGCTGAACGGGAAAATGGTCCCGCTGCCGCTGCCCGGCGGCTACTGGATGTGTGCGGTTCTCCTGGTGAATCTTATTCTCGGCGGCGTCGTCCGCATCCGCAAGGGTTGGAAACACGTGGGAAATCTCATCGCCCACTTCGGCATCATCTTCATGCTCATTGGCGCTGGCGTCACCTATCATTTCTCGGAACGAGGAAACATGGTGATCTGGCAGGAGGGCCAGAACAGCGTGGCGGAGGACTATTACGAGCATGTCGTCGAGATCACGGAGATCAAGGACGGCGGGGCCGCCAAGATCCACGTCATCCGTGGCAAGGACCTTACGGATCTTGAGCAGGACAAGCGTCTCTTCCGTCTGCCGGAGCTGCCGTTCGATATCGAGCTCGGCGGTTATCAGGCGAACGTGGTTCCCATTTCCGCGGGAGAGCGTGCCCCGGACCGGAACCAGCAGGTTTTCGACGGCTATTACCTGGCGGAGAAACCGAAACTCGCAAAACCGGAAGAGGCTGAAAACTATACTCCCGGTGTCCTGGCGAACATCGTCAACCGTGATGGCACGAAGGTGCCACCTTTCATCCTGGCCGCCGCGAGCTACAAGCCGTTCACCTACCAGCGGGAGGGGAGGATCTTCACGATCGACATCCACAAGCGGCTGTGGCCCATGCCGTTCACTCTGAGGCTGGACGAGTTCACCGCGGACTTCCACCCCGGCACCATGATGGCTTCCAAGTTCATCAGCAAGGTCACCCGCCTGGAAAACGGTGGCGAGGCGAAGGTCACCATCCAGATGAACGAGCCGATGCGCTACGAAGGTCTCACGTTTTTCCAAGCCGGCTACGGCCCCCGCGACGCCAAGCCGGGCGACAAGATGTATTCGAGTTTCGAAGTCGTCAGAAACCCCGCCGACCAGTGGCCGGTCTACAGTCTCTGGATCGTCGCCATCGGCATGGCGGTCACTTTTGTCATGAAATTCGTCTCTTTCCTCTCCGGTGGTTCACGCAAGAAAAGCCATGTCTAA
- a CDS encoding SCO family protein, whose protein sequence is MKFFLPWVLAVGIISQISDAKDETARTFQVLGVVKKLKPEIRTAVIDHEEIPGYMDAMTMSLEVRDIAEFNGIKAGDKIAFRMNVTEDDGWIDQLKLVSAARTSDEPAAAPSPLIPIAAGENLPDAELVDEQGQPFKLSDHQGQAIAVTFIYTRCPFPTFCPRINTHFREAQTFLKNDPAAPKNWRLLSITIDPGHDTPEVLSSFAKTQGADPSHWKFATGTLRNITRLTVQSGLNFWDDRGLIQHNLRTLVADPSGRVTKVFAEDELSSKALSEELIKAAKKETCACSEKIP, encoded by the coding sequence ATGAAATTTTTCCTGCCATGGGTGCTTGCTGTCGGCATCATCTCGCAGATCAGCGACGCGAAAGATGAGACCGCTCGCACGTTCCAAGTGCTGGGCGTGGTGAAGAAACTCAAGCCGGAGATCCGCACCGCCGTCATCGATCACGAGGAGATACCCGGCTACATGGACGCCATGACGATGTCCCTCGAAGTGCGCGACATCGCCGAGTTCAACGGTATCAAGGCGGGAGACAAGATCGCTTTCCGCATGAATGTCACGGAAGACGACGGCTGGATCGATCAACTCAAACTGGTATCCGCCGCTCGAACTTCCGACGAACCCGCAGCGGCCCCCTCTCCTCTCATCCCCATCGCCGCTGGTGAGAACCTGCCAGACGCTGAACTCGTCGACGAACAGGGCCAACCATTCAAACTTTCCGACCATCAGGGCCAGGCCATCGCCGTCACCTTCATCTACACCCGCTGCCCCTTTCCCACCTTCTGCCCGCGCATCAACACTCATTTCCGGGAAGCCCAGACATTCCTCAAAAACGACCCTGCGGCGCCGAAGAACTGGCGGCTCCTTTCCATCACCATCGATCCCGGACACGACACTCCGGAGGTTCTATCCAGCTTCGCCAAAACTCAAGGGGCCGATCCCTCGCACTGGAAATTCGCCACAGGCACACTCCGGAACATCACCCGGCTCACCGTCCAAAGCGGGCTCAATTTCTGGGATGACCGTGGCCTCATCCAGCACAATCTGCGCACCCTCGTTGCCGATCCCTCCGGGCGTGTGACCAAGGTTTTCGCGGAAGACGAACTTTCTTCAAAAGCGCTTTCAGAAGAATTGATCAAGGCGGCGAAGAAGGAAACGTGTGCGTGCTCGGAAAAGATACCATGA
- a CDS encoding cytochrome c biogenesis protein: MSNPPSKIGRWIAAGLALLLLSAVFYNVVKDNMPQAEARKIEGYTSWDPQTIEVAESIPLQDGGRIKPLSTYAGFSMLSLHGARSMVVQDEKGKKHSITPTAWMMDTLFRPQFAVKLPTFRIDNSSILEAVGLKTGDKRDRYSYDDIEPGREKLIELAKKYEMIADDKRDSVHKQTIALAYQIRNYESLLGYFGFARYGLVLKGSGKDGAPDQHANISTVMAGLPQIRQEISQSQAHGHQMEPRLQSLLQQVIDAANFAKYGLFILPPADPKEAIWLSAGNTIMSAIADPKADPQQAIADIQLLEGTVRSLAVDEASFRKELTTFRDTLEKRATARGEHEHVKLEAEYYRMNWFLYAMIYFILGTVVSLAMWTVGNGKAGKVLYWGTLAATVTGLVYCIIPIVKRCIIMQRPPVGNLYDTIIFIAATTVFIALLIEWLTRRRFALGIAPILGTLLIILARRYEVGDAKDNMDPLVAVLDSNYWLTIHVLTITLGYAAGLLSAFLSFCYLLMRGLDLDNGDRDIRRSFTRAVYGMICLTLFLSLVGTVLGGIWANDSWGRFWGWDPKENGALMIVLWTLAILHARLGGYIRDWGLHFASVFTGAVVAFSWWHVNFLNTGLHTYGFTADKKVMIFVFYGIIAAILVFGAIARALEAQNKVKQR; the protein is encoded by the coding sequence ATGTCTAATCCTCCATCCAAAATCGGCCGCTGGATCGCCGCCGGACTCGCGTTGCTTTTGTTATCCGCGGTGTTTTACAACGTCGTGAAGGACAACATGCCCCAGGCGGAGGCCCGCAAGATCGAGGGCTACACCTCATGGGACCCGCAGACGATCGAGGTAGCGGAAAGCATCCCGTTGCAGGATGGCGGCCGTATCAAGCCTCTTTCCACCTACGCGGGATTCTCCATGCTCAGCCTGCACGGCGCCCGCTCGATGGTGGTTCAGGATGAGAAGGGGAAGAAGCATTCGATCACACCCACGGCATGGATGATGGACACGCTGTTCCGCCCGCAGTTCGCCGTCAAGCTGCCGACCTTCCGCATCGACAATTCCTCCATCCTCGAAGCGGTGGGTCTCAAGACGGGCGACAAGCGCGACCGCTACAGTTACGACGACATCGAACCGGGCCGTGAGAAACTCATCGAGCTGGCGAAAAAATACGAGATGATCGCCGATGACAAGCGCGACAGCGTGCACAAGCAGACCATCGCCCTTGCCTACCAGATCCGGAACTACGAAAGCCTGTTGGGATATTTCGGTTTCGCCCGCTATGGCTTGGTCTTGAAAGGCTCCGGCAAGGACGGCGCGCCGGACCAGCATGCGAATATCAGCACCGTGATGGCGGGACTCCCGCAGATCCGCCAGGAAATTTCCCAGTCCCAGGCTCACGGCCACCAGATGGAGCCCCGCCTCCAGTCGCTGTTGCAACAGGTCATCGACGCCGCGAATTTCGCGAAATACGGCCTTTTCATCCTGCCTCCCGCCGATCCGAAGGAAGCCATCTGGCTGAGCGCCGGGAACACGATCATGAGCGCTATCGCGGATCCGAAGGCCGATCCGCAGCAGGCCATCGCCGACATCCAGTTGCTGGAAGGAACCGTCCGCTCCCTCGCGGTTGATGAGGCGAGCTTCCGAAAGGAACTCACCACGTTCCGGGACACCCTTGAAAAGCGTGCGACGGCACGCGGGGAACATGAACATGTCAAATTGGAGGCGGAGTATTACCGCATGAACTGGTTCCTCTACGCGATGATCTATTTCATCCTGGGGACCGTGGTGTCGTTGGCGATGTGGACGGTGGGGAACGGCAAGGCTGGAAAAGTCCTCTATTGGGGCACTCTCGCGGCCACGGTCACGGGTCTTGTCTACTGCATCATTCCCATCGTGAAACGCTGCATCATCATGCAGCGTCCGCCGGTGGGAAATCTGTATGACACCATCATCTTCATCGCCGCCACCACCGTTTTCATCGCCCTGCTCATCGAGTGGTTGACCCGCCGCCGTTTCGCGCTCGGCATCGCGCCGATTCTCGGGACATTGCTCATCATCCTCGCCCGCCGCTACGAGGTGGGGGATGCGAAGGACAACATGGACCCGCTCGTGGCGGTGCTCGATTCCAACTACTGGCTGACCATCCACGTGCTCACCATCACCCTCGGCTACGCGGCGGGACTGCTCAGCGCGTTCCTGTCATTCTGCTACCTGCTGATGCGCGGGCTGGACCTGGACAATGGCGACCGCGACATCCGCCGCTCGTTCACCCGTGCGGTATATGGCATGATCTGCCTGACGTTGTTCCTCTCGCTCGTCGGCACGGTACTGGGCGGCATCTGGGCGAACGACTCGTGGGGCCGCTTCTGGGGCTGGGATCCAAAGGAAAACGGCGCGCTCATGATCGTGCTGTGGACGCTTGCCATCCTGCACGCCCGTCTCGGCGGCTACATCAGGGATTGGGGCCTGCACTTCGCCTCCGTCTTCACCGGTGCGGTGGTGGCCTTCTCGTGGTGGCACGTGAATTTCCTCAACACCGGACTGCACACCTATGGCTTCACCGCCGATAAAAAGGTGATGATCTTCGTCTTCTATGGCATCATCGCGGCCATCCTGGTGTTCGGTGCCATCGCCCGGGCGCTGGAGGCGCAGAACAAGGTAAAGCAGCGCTGA
- a CDS encoding succinate dehydrogenase/fumarate reductase iron-sulfur subunit codes for MNLTLKVWRQSGPKAQGKIETYDAKDIPSEASFLEMLDIVNERIIEKGDEPIHFDHDCREGICGMCSLTINGIPHGKERGITTCQVHMRKFSEGDTIWIEPFRANPFPVIRDLIVDRTSFDRIVASGGYIDVRTGSAVDANATPIPKKDADTAFDAAACIGCGACVASCKNGSAMLFVAAKVSHLGHLPQGQPERNKRVLAMVRQMDSEGFGNCTNQYECEAACPKEISVDHIARMNRDYTKAVLVEQFA; via the coding sequence ATGAATCTGACACTCAAAGTTTGGCGGCAGTCCGGGCCCAAGGCTCAGGGCAAGATCGAGACCTACGATGCGAAGGACATCCCGTCCGAAGCCTCGTTCCTTGAAATGCTCGACATCGTCAACGAGCGGATCATTGAAAAGGGCGACGAGCCGATCCACTTCGACCACGACTGCCGTGAGGGAATCTGTGGCATGTGTTCGTTGACCATCAATGGAATACCGCACGGCAAGGAGCGTGGCATCACCACCTGCCAGGTCCACATGCGCAAGTTTTCCGAAGGTGACACCATCTGGATCGAACCGTTCCGCGCCAATCCTTTTCCGGTCATCCGCGACCTCATCGTGGATCGCACCTCGTTCGACCGCATCGTCGCCTCGGGCGGCTACATCGACGTGCGGACAGGTTCCGCGGTGGATGCGAACGCCACTCCGATCCCGAAAAAGGATGCGGACACGGCGTTCGACGCAGCAGCCTGCATCGGTTGCGGCGCCTGTGTGGCCTCATGCAAGAACGGTTCCGCGATGCTTTTCGTGGCGGCGAAGGTCTCCCACCTCGGTCATCTGCCGCAAGGCCAGCCGGAGCGCAACAAACGGGTGCTCGCCATGGTGCGCCAGATGGATTCCGAAGGCTTCGGCAACTGTACCAACCAATACGAGTGCGAGGCCGCCTGCCCGAAGGAAATCAGCGTGGATCACATCGCACGCATGAACCGCGACTACACGAAGGCGGTGCTGGTGGAACAGTTTGCCTGA
- a CDS encoding ABC transporter permease — protein MKSSRVPAFTTWLVLAFFYLPIGVLILNSFNASRFGTTWQGFTLKWYERLLERQDLWTALGNSLKIAAFASIGSMILGTCAAFALHRFRSRLQIAHQALVTVPLVLPEILMGMSLLLLFVSVGQPLGLLTVGVAHITFCVSYVALVVQARLQDFDFQIVDAARDLGASRFQAFLKIVLPLLAPGILAGGLLAFTLSIDDFVVTFFVKGPGSDTLPVVIYSMIKKSREFPVINALSSLLLVVTFLTVWGSQRLTRK, from the coding sequence ATGAAATCCAGCCGTGTCCCCGCATTCACCACCTGGCTGGTGCTGGCGTTTTTTTATCTGCCCATCGGGGTGTTGATCCTGAATTCGTTCAATGCCTCACGGTTTGGAACCACATGGCAGGGATTCACCCTGAAGTGGTATGAACGGCTGCTGGAACGCCAGGACCTGTGGACCGCCTTGGGGAATTCCCTGAAGATCGCGGCTTTCGCGAGCATCGGCTCGATGATCCTGGGAACGTGCGCGGCCTTCGCCCTGCATCGTTTCCGCTCGCGATTGCAGATCGCACACCAGGCTCTCGTGACCGTTCCGCTGGTGCTGCCCGAAATACTGATGGGAATGAGCCTGCTGCTGCTGTTCGTGTCCGTCGGCCAACCGCTCGGCCTGTTGACCGTGGGAGTGGCGCACATCACGTTTTGCGTCAGCTACGTGGCGTTGGTCGTCCAGGCGCGGCTGCAGGATTTTGATTTCCAGATCGTCGATGCGGCTCGGGATCTCGGGGCGTCGCGCTTCCAAGCCTTCCTGAAGATCGTTCTTCCCCTGCTGGCACCGGGAATCCTCGCAGGCGGTCTGCTGGCATTCACGCTTTCCATCGACGATTTCGTGGTGACTTTTTTCGTCAAGGGTCCCGGCTCCGACACACTGCCGGTGGTGATCTACAGCATGATCAAGAAAAGCCGCGAGTTCCCGGTCATCAACGCGCTGAGCTCGCTGCTGCTGGTGGTGACATTCCTCACCGTATGGGGGTCGCAACGTCTGACCCGGAAGTAA
- a CDS encoding alpha/beta hydrolase fold domain-containing protein, with product MRHLLFLILASSLTAHAQDDPFTTFDSDKDGRVSLAEVPEALRGHFKLLDADGDGFISLEEKNRFTKAAFATDHLKDVDYVGNGNPRQTLDLLVPKDHATNKRPLVIFIHGGAWHSGEKENGLGVIRALSSTGDYVTATINYRLSQQAPWPAQIHDCKAAIRFLRGKAEEYGIDPTKIGVMGISAGGHLVSMLGTSAGVAELEGDIGPFPKENSGVQCVVNFFGPTDFLTMSGDSMKPNPVIQLLGGEGPELKTKAKQASPVTWIDKSDAPFFTAHGTKDPLVPYSQAEEINTALKTAGVESHLITMVGGGHGFLSDDLNGRIRQFLDNHLRMQAGKFSEEAITVQ from the coding sequence ATGCGACACCTGCTTTTCCTCATCCTCGCGAGTTCCCTGACGGCTCATGCCCAAGACGATCCGTTCACCACATTCGACTCCGATAAGGACGGCAGGGTCTCCCTGGCGGAGGTGCCGGAAGCCTTGCGCGGCCATTTCAAGCTCCTTGATGCGGACGGCGACGGATTCATCAGCCTTGAGGAGAAAAACCGCTTCACGAAGGCAGCCTTCGCCACGGACCATCTGAAGGATGTGGACTACGTCGGAAACGGTAATCCCCGCCAAACCCTGGATCTGCTCGTCCCGAAAGATCATGCCACCAACAAACGGCCGCTCGTGATCTTCATCCACGGCGGGGCATGGCATTCCGGCGAGAAGGAGAATGGATTGGGGGTCATCCGGGCTCTTTCGTCCACCGGTGACTACGTCACCGCCACGATCAACTACCGCCTCAGCCAGCAAGCTCCCTGGCCGGCCCAGATCCATGACTGCAAGGCCGCCATCCGCTTCCTGCGGGGGAAGGCGGAGGAGTATGGCATTGATCCGACAAAAATCGGCGTCATGGGAATCTCCGCCGGCGGCCACCTTGTGTCGATGCTCGGCACCAGTGCCGGGGTCGCGGAATTGGAAGGAGACATCGGGCCGTTTCCCAAGGAAAACAGCGGGGTGCAGTGCGTGGTGAACTTCTTCGGTCCCACGGATTTCCTGACCATGTCGGGTGATTCCATGAAACCCAATCCCGTGATCCAACTTCTGGGTGGCGAGGGCCCCGAACTGAAGACCAAGGCAAAACAGGCATCACCTGTCACTTGGATCGATAAAAGCGACGCGCCGTTTTTCACCGCCCACGGGACAAAGGATCCGCTGGTTCCTTACAGCCAGGCGGAGGAAATCAACACCGCGCTCAAGACCGCCGGAGTCGAATCCCACCTCATCACCATGGTGGGTGGCGGTCATGGCTTCCTCAGCGACGATCTGAACGGACGCATCCGCCAGTTCCTCGACAATCATCTCAGGATGCAGGCCGGAAAATTTTCCGAAGAGGCGATCACCGTGCAATGA
- the msrB gene encoding peptide-methionine (R)-S-oxide reductase MsrB produces the protein MNPIRSLTALLFSITLTACSAEDNKTPVMETKTEIPAEPGGKVVKTDEEWKKELTPEQYRILREAGTERANGEVYKEFKHQGKGTYHCAGCNALLFSSDQKFDSGCGWPSFYDPAKAENVTLKRDTTLGMTRIEVICAKCEGHLGHVFEGEGFDTPTDKRFCINGGGLIYVPAKEAAKEEKPVKDEKSAAKPEEK, from the coding sequence ATGAACCCCATCCGTTCGCTCACCGCCCTCCTGTTTTCAATCACGCTCACCGCCTGTTCGGCGGAGGACAACAAGACCCCAGTCATGGAAACCAAAACCGAGATTCCGGCCGAGCCGGGTGGAAAGGTCGTCAAGACCGACGAGGAGTGGAAAAAAGAACTCACCCCCGAGCAATACCGCATCCTGCGCGAGGCCGGCACCGAGCGCGCCAACGGCGAGGTTTACAAGGAGTTCAAACATCAGGGGAAGGGGACCTACCACTGCGCCGGTTGCAACGCGCTGCTTTTCTCTTCCGATCAGAAATTCGATTCGGGCTGCGGGTGGCCTTCCTTTTACGATCCGGCCAAAGCCGAGAACGTCACGCTCAAAAGGGATACCACGCTGGGCATGACACGCATCGAAGTAATCTGCGCGAAATGCGAGGGACACCTCGGGCATGTCTTCGAGGGAGAAGGTTTCGACACTCCGACTGACAAGCGTTTCTGCATCAACGGCGGTGGATTGATCTACGTCCCGGCAAAGGAAGCAGCCAAGGAAGAGAAACCAGTGAAGGACGAAAAGTCTGCTGCGAAGCCTGAAGAAAAGTAA
- a CDS encoding YncE family protein translates to MKFKSPDPRLLTAALSYLLLTGAQAVQKHEIWLLDQTNTYDSDGNGTLDSGGHLYLYNGDDFAGTGVPNPVPQKIDLGGTIATNVKTTTGEAPVRPHYISFNPTGTHAVITFVATGHVLIIEAATRNVVYSVDVGVQAHAANVSPTNDYILVANQNGKLVQRIDANFGTNTFALDSTATLDLANGVTPTGAPRQGTERPDNAAVITYPDQRDGNLAFITLRGGGGFVVNPRSTPIEIVGEFSKDTIEPAGLIAVQKGPKLYFNSGGGGASTLGHQGVLYTLDWDAFSPAPATPKPADTPTPTVVFDFGALPPGAATETRSSPVTDSHGIQFSKPNADYLWAVDRADNKIIVVNPTTDQIVNRINLVSRATGDPTPDLVRFSPDGTRAYASLRGPVPLSGNNATVNNAKGSTPGLGIFHVTDNGLNAKLQHVIRTSFRNAAGAEVSDPHGIHVRTFEVP, encoded by the coding sequence ATGAAATTCAAATCACCCGATCCCCGCCTGCTCACAGCAGCTCTCAGCTATCTTCTTCTCACCGGTGCCCAAGCGGTGCAGAAACATGAAATCTGGTTGCTCGACCAGACCAACACCTACGACTCCGACGGAAACGGCACCCTCGACAGCGGCGGTCATCTCTACCTTTACAATGGCGACGATTTCGCCGGCACAGGCGTGCCGAATCCCGTGCCGCAGAAAATCGATCTGGGCGGCACCATCGCCACCAATGTGAAAACCACCACCGGCGAGGCTCCGGTGCGCCCGCACTACATCAGCTTCAATCCCACCGGCACCCACGCGGTCATCACCTTCGTCGCGACCGGACATGTCCTCATCATCGAGGCCGCCACCCGCAACGTGGTTTACAGCGTGGATGTGGGAGTCCAGGCACACGCGGCGAATGTATCACCGACGAACGACTACATCCTCGTAGCCAACCAGAATGGCAAGCTGGTGCAGCGCATCGATGCCAATTTCGGCACCAACACCTTCGCCCTCGACAGCACCGCCACGCTGGATCTCGCGAACGGCGTCACTCCCACAGGAGCACCACGCCAGGGCACCGAACGTCCGGACAACGCCGCGGTCATCACCTATCCGGACCAACGTGATGGCAACCTCGCCTTCATCACCCTCCGCGGCGGCGGTGGCTTCGTGGTCAATCCCCGCTCCACTCCCATCGAGATCGTGGGTGAATTCTCCAAGGACACCATCGAGCCTGCCGGTCTCATCGCCGTGCAGAAAGGCCCGAAACTCTACTTCAACTCCGGCGGTGGAGGCGCTTCCACGCTTGGCCACCAAGGGGTGCTCTACACGCTCGATTGGGACGCGTTTTCACCCGCTCCGGCAACGCCGAAGCCGGCCGACACTCCCACTCCCACCGTCGTTTTCGATTTCGGAGCACTTCCTCCGGGTGCGGCCACGGAAACGCGCTCCAGCCCGGTCACGGATTCCCACGGCATCCAGTTCAGCAAGCCGAACGCGGACTATCTCTGGGCGGTCGATCGGGCGGACAACAAGATCATCGTGGTGAATCCCACCACCGACCAGATCGTCAACCGCATCAATCTAGTGAGCCGCGCCACCGGAGATCCGACTCCCGACCTCGTGCGCTTCTCTCCTGATGGAACCCGCGCCTATGCCTCCCTGCGGGGTCCCGTGCCTCTCAGCGGAAACAACGCGACGGTGAACAACGCGAAGGGCTCCACTCCCGGTCTCGGCATCTTCCACGTCACCGACAACGGCCTGAACGCGAAACTCCAACACGTGATCCGCACCTCGTTCCGGAATGCCGCAGGCGCGGAAGTGTCCGATCCGCACGGCATCCATGTCCGCACCTTCGAAGTCCCGTAA
- a CDS encoding PEP-CTERM sorting domain-containing protein: protein MKFHPIISALALVSVTQVHGAIVQYTDRPSFLAALTHAPVSTDFSTLVPGDLTSTSLTLFGDNAAATLLIETRDVANTFAGNNLWLSDTGDLNTALGASTTYSDQLRISKVGGFYTIGADWFLGDIEDNYLPGSVVLTFSDNSTYTVTSGSQAGSFRGFISDSPLASVLVSSSDPTNVAGWATIDNLVTIPEPSAFILGGIAALGTMARRRRAF, encoded by the coding sequence ATGAAATTCCATCCAATCATCTCCGCCCTGGCCCTTGTCTCCGTCACGCAGGTGCATGGAGCGATCGTCCAATACACGGATCGCCCCAGCTTCCTCGCCGCGCTCACCCATGCGCCCGTTTCCACGGACTTTTCAACACTCGTTCCGGGTGATCTCACCAGCACTTCCCTCACCTTGTTTGGCGACAACGCGGCCGCCACCCTGCTCATCGAAACGCGCGACGTCGCCAATACTTTCGCAGGGAACAATCTGTGGCTGTCTGATACCGGCGATCTGAACACCGCCCTCGGAGCGTCCACCACCTACAGCGACCAGCTCCGCATCAGCAAGGTCGGCGGATTTTACACCATCGGTGCCGACTGGTTCCTCGGGGACATCGAGGACAATTACCTCCCCGGCTCGGTCGTCCTGACATTCAGCGACAACAGCACCTACACTGTCACCAGTGGTTCACAGGCGGGTTCGTTCCGAGGATTCATCTCGGATTCGCCTCTCGCGTCCGTGCTCGTCTCATCGTCGGATCCGACGAATGTGGCGGGCTGGGCGACCATCGACAATCTCGTCACCATCCCCGAACCCTCCGCCTTCATCCTGGGCGGCATCGCGGCGCTCGGTACGATGGCCCGCCGGCGCAGGGCATTCTGA